In Achromobacter spanius, the following proteins share a genomic window:
- a CDS encoding DUF4344 domain-containing metallopeptidase yields the protein MLQGWTAGVQDGWFSLQNKGTPGSEQTLYVNVGPAPDAGRITDVNVVVSSQNPKASIGVVLNNRPRKSLCLLEISADKNTQLFCLEGQNRRDFGSVPNVAKLDGSDRIKVVEVPGAARFIVNGQKIGDVADVPALGGDIGIMAYDVGTFGVADFAITTNKGTPQAAANPPPAGLPPRAGLPPRGGGTGANPQNPQPPAAPPQSAPAQSSNNSGLQGAGPYPRFGGDTERIVAVYIGLMKSIFMHEFGHALIGELELPSTGAEEDAVDIYAALQIVEPTMYPSGNKDVDRMAREAATYAALQWYYSGKLSEGKGQAPSAWQDEHTGDLKRFRNMLCIMYGGNPEVFESVVRQTGFEDRTKARCTDEFNKQNRAWRKILAPHTRVGTWSPDGLQPANAPGAPVNVVFEPSTRKIGNLFAKHLSDAISENIKLLGKTYVLPRAVNVVFKDCGKLNAWYSPREGSITMCYELIENIAVMISDIEMGTVGGEVVAKDGSAPPPRQQAPAGQGQGLGQGQGQGAAAPTGAFDELKDSGVPATTLLFTAPYKGPTPIQHYRAKVITTKDLVPLITNNKNIVIVDTSGLRDTLPIAYPLADAGSDGSVKDHLQSALDDWLLKKAGGNRGVPIVLMGASMNDRTSYNAALRVGTLGWDAYWYRGGMEAWVANGLPTAPVKPAQN from the coding sequence TTGTTGCAGGGGTGGACGGCAGGGGTGCAGGATGGCTGGTTCAGCTTGCAGAACAAGGGCACGCCCGGCAGCGAGCAAACGCTGTACGTGAATGTCGGCCCGGCGCCGGATGCCGGCCGCATTACCGACGTCAATGTGGTCGTCAGTTCACAAAACCCCAAGGCTTCCATCGGTGTTGTGCTGAACAACCGTCCGCGCAAGAGCCTGTGCCTGCTTGAGATTTCGGCTGACAAGAATACGCAGCTCTTCTGTCTGGAAGGCCAAAACCGCCGCGACTTCGGCTCGGTGCCCAATGTGGCCAAGCTGGACGGCTCGGACCGCATCAAAGTGGTTGAAGTGCCCGGCGCCGCACGCTTTATCGTGAATGGCCAGAAGATTGGGGACGTTGCCGATGTGCCCGCGCTGGGCGGCGACATCGGCATCATGGCGTACGACGTGGGCACGTTCGGCGTTGCGGACTTTGCCATCACCACCAATAAGGGCACCCCGCAAGCCGCGGCAAATCCACCGCCTGCCGGCCTGCCGCCTCGGGCCGGATTGCCTCCTCGTGGTGGCGGCACGGGCGCCAATCCGCAGAACCCGCAGCCGCCCGCCGCGCCGCCGCAGTCGGCACCCGCGCAAAGCAGCAATAATTCCGGCTTGCAGGGCGCGGGTCCGTACCCCCGTTTCGGCGGCGACACCGAACGTATCGTCGCGGTGTACATCGGCCTGATGAAGAGCATTTTCATGCACGAATTCGGCCATGCCCTGATCGGCGAATTGGAATTGCCGTCGACCGGCGCGGAAGAAGACGCGGTGGATATCTACGCGGCGCTGCAGATCGTGGAACCCACCATGTACCCGTCGGGAAACAAGGACGTGGACCGCATGGCCCGCGAAGCCGCGACCTACGCCGCCTTGCAGTGGTACTACAGCGGCAAGCTATCCGAGGGCAAGGGCCAGGCCCCCTCGGCATGGCAGGACGAGCACACCGGCGACCTGAAGCGCTTTCGCAACATGCTGTGCATCATGTACGGCGGCAACCCCGAAGTGTTTGAATCCGTCGTGCGCCAGACCGGCTTTGAAGATCGCACCAAGGCGCGTTGCACCGACGAATTCAACAAGCAGAATCGCGCCTGGCGCAAGATCCTGGCGCCTCACACCCGCGTGGGAACCTGGTCGCCGGACGGCTTGCAGCCCGCCAACGCGCCTGGGGCTCCGGTGAATGTGGTGTTTGAACCGTCCACGCGCAAGATCGGCAACCTGTTCGCCAAGCATCTGTCGGACGCCATCAGCGAAAACATCAAGCTGTTGGGCAAGACGTATGTGCTGCCGCGCGCCGTGAACGTGGTCTTCAAGGACTGCGGCAAGCTGAATGCCTGGTACAGCCCGCGCGAAGGCTCGATCACCATGTGCTATGAGCTGATCGAGAACATCGCGGTGATGATTTCAGACATTGAAATGGGCACCGTGGGCGGCGAAGTGGTCGCCAAGGATGGCTCGGCGCCGCCGCCTCGCCAGCAAGCGCCCGCTGGACAAGGCCAAGGGCTGGGACAGGGACAAGGGCAGGGCGCAGCCGCGCCGACCGGCGCCTTTGATGAACTGAAAGACAGCGGCGTGCCTGCCACCACCTTGCTGTTCACGGCGCCTTATAAAGGCCCGACGCCTATTCAGCATTACCGCGCCAAGGTCATCACGACCAAGGACCTGGTGCCGCTGATCACGAACAACAAGAATATCGTCATCGTCGATACCAGCGGGCTGCGCGATACGCTGCCCATCGCCTATCCGCTGGCCGATGCGGGCTCGGACGGCAGCGTCAAGGACCACCTGCAAAGCGCGCTGGATGATTGGCTGTTGAAGAAGGCGGGCGGCAATCGCGGCGTGCCGATCGTGCTGATGGGCGCCAGCATGAATGACAGAACGTCGTACAACGCGGCCTTGCGTGTTGGCACGCTGGGCTGGGATGCCTACTGGTATCGGGGCGGCATGGAAGCCTGGGTGGCCAATGGCTTGCCGACGGCACCGGTGAAGCCGGCGCAGAACTAA
- the ispF gene encoding 2-C-methyl-D-erythritol 2,4-cyclodiphosphate synthase, which translates to MSIPFRVGQGFDVHALVEGRPLIIGGVTIPHTHGLLGHSDADVLLHAITDALLGAAGLGDIGRHFPDTDPAFKGADSRVLLREAMARVRAAGWTPVNIDATLHAQAPKIGPHAPAMVKNIAADTGLAEADVNIKAKTNEGLGYLGRKEGIAATVVTLLARANA; encoded by the coding sequence ATGAGCATTCCTTTTCGCGTTGGGCAGGGCTTTGACGTGCATGCCTTGGTTGAAGGCCGGCCGCTGATCATCGGCGGTGTCACGATCCCGCATACGCATGGTCTGCTGGGCCATTCCGATGCCGACGTGCTGCTGCACGCCATTACCGATGCGCTGCTGGGCGCGGCGGGGCTGGGCGACATTGGGCGGCATTTTCCGGATACTGATCCCGCCTTCAAGGGCGCCGACAGCCGCGTGCTGTTGCGCGAGGCAATGGCGCGCGTGCGCGCCGCGGGCTGGACGCCGGTCAACATCGACGCGACGCTGCATGCGCAGGCCCCCAAGATCGGTCCGCACGCGCCCGCCATGGTGAAGAACATCGCGGCCGACACCGGGCTGGCAGAGGCCGACGTGAACATCAAGGCCAAGACCAACGAGGGCTTGGGTTACCTGGGTCGAAAAGAGGGGATTGCGGCCACGGTCGTCACGCTGCTGGCCCGGGCGAACGCCTGA
- the ispD gene encoding 2-C-methyl-D-erythritol 4-phosphate cytidylyltransferase, giving the protein MSDSIIAIVPAAGVGARASQPGAEPVPKQYRPLAGQPMLRHAVRALLADERVSQVRVAVTPGDGWVDTALAGLPRTVWRACGGATRADTVAGALADSGVADDTWVLVHDAARPGLPESALRRLIDACLADPVGGLLALPVADTVKGGRDRVERTLDRNGLWLAQTPQMFRAGVLRDALTAASVNGVIVTDEASALEAAGYAPLLVPGALRNFKVTWPDDFELMEKWL; this is encoded by the coding sequence ATGTCTGACTCAATCATTGCAATCGTTCCCGCCGCGGGCGTCGGCGCCCGTGCCAGCCAGCCCGGCGCCGAACCCGTGCCCAAGCAATATCGTCCATTGGCCGGACAGCCCATGCTGCGCCATGCGGTGCGCGCGTTGCTGGCCGATGAGCGTGTGTCGCAAGTGCGGGTGGCGGTGACGCCGGGCGATGGCTGGGTCGACACGGCGCTGGCGGGTTTGCCTCGCACCGTGTGGCGCGCGTGCGGCGGCGCGACGCGGGCCGATACCGTGGCCGGCGCGCTGGCCGATAGCGGCGTGGCCGACGATACCTGGGTGCTGGTGCACGATGCCGCCCGCCCCGGGCTGCCTGAAAGCGCGTTGCGCCGTTTGATCGATGCCTGCCTGGCTGACCCGGTGGGCGGCCTGCTGGCGTTGCCGGTGGCCGACACCGTCAAGGGTGGGCGCGATCGCGTCGAGCGCACGCTGGACCGCAATGGCCTGTGGCTGGCGCAGACGCCGCAAATGTTTCGGGCCGGCGTGCTGCGCGATGCGCTGACGGCGGCCTCCGTGAATGGCGTGATCGTTACCGACGAAGCCTCTGCGCTAGAGGCTGCCGGCTACGCGCCATTGCTGGTTCCCGGCGCCTTGCGAAATTTCAAGGTGACGTGGCCGGATGATTTCGAACTGATGGAAAAATGGCTATGA
- the mfd gene encoding transcription-repair coupling factor encodes MPTPTSPATAAPPVPATASTLSALKPGARYAQPRPPGSGDAWLLADLARQASAPVVILTAEPVEAQRLAEEIQLFAPDLRVSQLPDWETLPYDAFSPHQDLISQRLHTLHSLMMKTVDVLTVPITTALYRLAPPSFLAAYTFSFKQKDKLNEAALRAQLTLANYNHVTQVTAPGEFCLRGGLIDLFPMGSVVPYRLDLFDDEIETIRSFDVDTQRSLYPVREVQLLPGREFPMDEDSRTRFRARFREIFEGDPSRALPYKDIGNGIPFAGVEYYLPLFFEETATLFDYLTTGTVTVTIGDIDDAIQRFNQDTSSRYNFLKSDRERPVLPPSALFLDNETLYTRLKEFRRLSLTAGDPHPDFRAVPDVSVARRSDDPIAKLRALVQTRETRVLLCADSAGRRETLVQMLNEFGVTPDAQPDTIEAFLASDANFGIVAAPLATGFGLPQANLAFLTENDLYPGHANTGRRGKRDQERASNVEAMVRDLSELRAGDPVVHAQHGIGRYHGLVNMDMGEGEMEFLHLEYANGSTLYVPVSQLHVIARYSGADPDAAPLHQLGSGQWDKARRKAAKQVRDTAAELLALYAQRAAREGYAFNLPLNDYQAFAEGFGFEETVDQRAAIEAVIADMTSGRPMDRLVCGDVGFGKTEVALRAAFLAVANGKQVALLCPTTLLAEQHAQTFSDRFADWPVRVVELSRFRSAKEVAAAVEGINDGRVDIVIGTHKILSKDVKFKRLGLVIIDEEHRFGVRQKEALKALRAEVDVLTLTATPIPRTLGMSLEGIRDFSVIATAPQKRLAIKTFVRREDGSTLREALLRELKRGGQCYFLHNEVETIHNRRARLEELVPEARIAVAHGQMPERELEQVMKGFYQQRYNVLLCTTIIETGIDVPTANTIVIHRADRFGLAQLHQLRGRVGRSHHQAYAYLLTPGEDAITTNAKKRLEAIQAMEELGSGFYLAMHDLEIRGTGEVLGDSQSGNIQEVGFSMYNEMLNEAVRALRAGEEPDLDAPFNLACEVNLHAPALLPSDYCADVHARLGIYKRLAHAADEDDLIRIQEELIDRFGKLPEAAQTLLTSHRLRLAAQPLGIVKIDASEAQALIQFGPKTSVDPARIIELVQRQRNIKLAGQDKLRVEIKAAQIPARSDAVRAVLRALK; translated from the coding sequence ATGCCCACCCCCACTTCCCCCGCCACCGCCGCGCCGCCCGTCCCCGCGACCGCCTCGACTTTGTCCGCGCTGAAACCCGGCGCGCGCTATGCGCAGCCCCGGCCGCCCGGTTCGGGAGACGCCTGGCTGCTGGCGGACCTGGCCCGTCAGGCGTCCGCGCCCGTGGTCATCCTGACCGCCGAGCCGGTGGAGGCCCAGCGGCTGGCCGAAGAGATCCAGCTATTCGCGCCTGACCTGCGCGTCAGCCAGTTGCCTGACTGGGAAACGCTGCCCTACGACGCCTTTTCCCCGCACCAGGATCTGATTTCCCAGCGCCTGCACACGCTGCATTCGCTGATGATGAAGACGGTGGACGTGCTGACGGTGCCCATCACCACCGCGTTGTACCGCCTGGCGCCGCCGTCATTCCTGGCCGCCTACACGTTTTCGTTCAAGCAGAAAGACAAGCTGAACGAAGCGGCCCTGCGCGCGCAATTGACGCTGGCCAACTACAACCACGTGACCCAGGTCACCGCGCCGGGCGAATTCTGCCTGCGGGGCGGCCTGATCGACCTGTTTCCCATGGGCTCGGTCGTGCCCTACCGGCTGGACCTGTTCGACGACGAAATCGAAACCATCCGCAGCTTCGACGTAGACACCCAGCGCAGCCTGTACCCCGTGCGCGAAGTTCAGTTGCTGCCCGGACGCGAGTTCCCCATGGACGAAGACTCGCGCACCCGTTTCCGCGCGCGCTTTCGCGAAATATTCGAAGGTGATCCGTCCCGCGCCCTGCCCTATAAAGATATCGGCAACGGCATTCCGTTCGCCGGCGTCGAGTACTACCTGCCCCTGTTCTTCGAAGAAACCGCCACGCTGTTCGATTACCTGACCACGGGCACGGTCACCGTCACCATCGGCGATATCGACGACGCCATCCAGCGCTTTAATCAGGACACCTCCAGCCGCTACAACTTCCTCAAGAGCGATCGCGAGCGCCCCGTCCTGCCGCCCTCGGCGCTGTTCCTGGATAACGAAACGCTGTACACGCGGCTAAAGGAATTCCGCCGCCTGTCCTTGACCGCCGGCGACCCGCATCCCGATTTCCGCGCCGTGCCCGACGTCAGCGTGGCGCGCCGTTCCGACGACCCCATCGCCAAGCTGCGCGCCTTGGTCCAAACGCGCGAGACCCGGGTGCTGCTATGCGCCGACTCCGCCGGCCGGCGCGAGACCCTGGTGCAGATGCTGAACGAATTCGGCGTCACGCCGGATGCGCAGCCCGACACCATCGAAGCCTTCCTGGCGTCGGACGCCAACTTCGGCATCGTAGCCGCGCCGCTGGCCACGGGCTTTGGCCTGCCCCAGGCCAACCTGGCCTTCCTGACCGAAAACGACCTGTACCCGGGCCACGCCAACACGGGCCGCCGTGGCAAGCGCGACCAGGAACGCGCCAGCAACGTCGAAGCCATGGTGCGCGACCTGTCCGAACTGCGCGCCGGCGACCCCGTCGTCCACGCGCAGCACGGCATCGGTCGCTACCACGGCCTGGTCAACATGGACATGGGCGAAGGCGAGATGGAATTCCTCCATCTTGAATATGCCAACGGCAGCACGCTCTACGTGCCGGTGTCGCAACTGCACGTGATCGCGCGCTACAGCGGCGCGGACCCCGACGCGGCGCCGCTGCATCAACTGGGTTCCGGCCAGTGGGACAAGGCCCGCCGCAAGGCCGCCAAGCAAGTGCGCGACACCGCCGCCGAACTGCTGGCGCTGTATGCGCAGCGCGCGGCGCGCGAAGGCTACGCCTTCAACCTGCCCTTGAACGATTACCAAGCGTTCGCCGAGGGCTTCGGTTTCGAGGAAACCGTCGACCAGCGCGCCGCCATCGAAGCCGTGATCGCCGACATGACGTCCGGCCGCCCGATGGACCGGCTGGTCTGCGGCGACGTGGGCTTCGGCAAGACCGAAGTGGCGTTGCGCGCCGCCTTCCTGGCCGTGGCCAACGGCAAACAGGTCGCCCTGCTCTGCCCCACCACCCTGCTGGCCGAACAGCACGCGCAGACGTTTTCCGACCGCTTTGCCGATTGGCCCGTGCGCGTGGTGGAACTGTCGCGTTTCCGTTCCGCCAAGGAAGTGGCCGCCGCCGTCGAGGGCATCAACGACGGCCGGGTCGACATCGTGATCGGCACGCACAAGATTCTGTCCAAGGATGTGAAATTCAAACGCCTGGGACTGGTCATCATCGACGAGGAACACCGCTTTGGCGTGCGCCAGAAAGAAGCGCTGAAAGCGCTGCGCGCCGAGGTCGACGTGCTGACGCTGACAGCCACCCCCATTCCGCGCACGCTGGGCATGTCGCTGGAAGGCATCCGGGATTTCTCCGTCATCGCCACCGCGCCGCAAAAGCGCCTGGCCATCAAGACCTTCGTACGCCGCGAAGACGGCAGCACGCTGCGCGAAGCGCTGTTGCGCGAACTCAAGCGCGGCGGCCAGTGCTACTTCCTCCACAACGAGGTGGAAACCATCCACAACCGCCGCGCCCGCCTGGAAGAACTGGTGCCGGAAGCGCGCATCGCCGTCGCCCACGGCCAGATGCCCGAGCGCGAGCTGGAACAGGTGATGAAGGGGTTCTACCAGCAGCGCTACAACGTGCTGCTGTGTACCACCATCATCGAGACCGGCATCGACGTACCCACCGCCAACACCATCGTGATCCACCGCGCCGACCGCTTCGGGCTGGCGCAGTTGCACCAGTTGCGCGGTCGCGTGGGCCGCTCGCATCACCAGGCCTACGCCTACCTGCTGACGCCCGGCGAAGACGCCATCACCACCAACGCGAAGAAGCGCCTGGAAGCGATCCAGGCCATGGAGGAACTGGGGTCCGGCTTCTACCTGGCGATGCACGACCTGGAAATCCGCGGCACCGGCGAAGTGCTGGGCGACTCGCAGTCGGGCAACATCCAGGAAGTGGGCTTCTCGATGTACAACGAGATGCTCAACGAAGCCGTGCGCGCGCTGCGCGCGGGCGAAGAGCCCGACCTGGACGCGCCCTTCAACCTGGCCTGCGAAGTCAATCTGCATGCGCCGGCCCTGCTGCCGTCCGACTACTGCGCCGACGTGCACGCACGCCTGGGCATCTACAAGCGCCTGGCGCACGCCGCCGACGAAGACGACCTGATCCGCATCCAGGAAGAACTGATCGACCGCTTCGGCAAACTGCCCGAAGCCGCGCAAACGCTCTTGACCTCGCATCGCCTGCGCCTGGCCGCGCAGCCGTTGGGCATCGTCAAGATCGACGCCAGCGAAGCCCAGGCGCTGATCCAGTTCGGGCCCAAGACCAGCGTCGACCCGGCCCGCATCATTGAACTGGTGCAACGCCAACGCAACATCAAACTGGCCGGACAGGATAAATTGCGCGTTGAGATCAAAGCCGCGCAGATCCCCGCCCGCTCAGACGCCGTTCGCGCCGTGCTGCGTGCCTTGAAGTAA
- the serB gene encoding phosphoserine phosphatase SerB, protein MTTHHLVVQSPGLRIEHAEQLAAVAQAQGIARISNTAARLLDVQHDALTRAESVAWAERQGVDVAFVPAGLKLSDCKVLAMDMDSTLINIECIDEIAGVVGVKDKVSEITEAAMRGEIKDFAESLRRRVALLKGVPAEALEQVYVEKLRLNPGAERLISTAQAAGIKVLLVSGGFTFFTDRLRERLKLDSAHANTLEIDNGVLTGHVLGDILDAQAKAVYLREFARTHGATKDQIIAMGDGANDLLMLGAAGFPVAYHAKPVVREQTRFALNVTGLDGVLNWFES, encoded by the coding sequence ATGACCACCCATCACCTTGTCGTCCAATCTCCCGGCCTACGCATCGAACACGCCGAGCAACTGGCCGCCGTGGCCCAAGCGCAGGGCATCGCACGCATCAGCAATACCGCCGCCCGCTTGCTGGACGTTCAGCACGACGCCCTGACCCGCGCCGAATCGGTGGCCTGGGCCGAACGCCAAGGCGTCGACGTAGCGTTCGTGCCTGCCGGGCTGAAGCTGTCTGACTGCAAGGTGCTGGCGATGGACATGGATTCCACGCTGATCAACATCGAGTGCATCGACGAGATCGCGGGTGTGGTGGGTGTGAAGGACAAGGTATCCGAGATCACCGAAGCCGCCATGCGCGGCGAAATCAAGGACTTCGCCGAAAGCCTGCGCCGCCGCGTCGCGCTGCTCAAAGGCGTGCCGGCCGAGGCGCTGGAACAGGTCTATGTGGAAAAGCTGCGCCTGAACCCCGGCGCCGAACGGCTCATCTCCACCGCGCAGGCTGCCGGCATCAAGGTGCTGCTGGTATCGGGCGGCTTCACCTTCTTCACCGACCGCCTGCGCGAACGTCTGAAGCTGGACAGCGCCCACGCCAACACGCTGGAAATCGACAACGGCGTGCTGACGGGCCACGTGCTGGGCGACATCCTGGACGCGCAGGCCAAGGCCGTCTACCTGCGCGAATTCGCGCGCACCCACGGCGCCACCAAAGACCAGATCATTGCCATGGGCGACGGCGCCAACGACTTGCTGATGCTGGGCGCCGCGGGCTTCCCCGTGGCCTATCACGCCAAGCCCGTGGTACGCGAGCAAACGCGCTTCGCCTTGAACGTCACCGGGCTGGACGGCGTGCTGAACTGGTTTGAAAGCTGA
- a CDS encoding TonB-dependent receptor, with the protein MKPQDSYSLNTLATSLAAAIAAPALFISPYAAAQSTDSGVTQLSPVRVEGEGSSYQTTTVPSPKMTAPLLDTPRTVQVVPKQVIQDQAASTLQDVLRNSPGITFGAGEGGRPGGDLPIIRGQNSASSLFLDGIRDSSTQVRDTFNLEQVEVIKGPDSVYSGRGGAGGSINMVSKAPKATDFTEATAQIGTDNNYRGTIDSNWRLADKAAFRLNVMGDKGDVAGRDNAVDFERWGVAPSLTLGVGTPTRITLSYYHYQDDSMPDYSIPYDPKTGQPVTETMGVSRKTFYGLTDRDFMKTRDDVATVDFQHDFSDKLQLRNVTRYGRGTTDFAATNPDDSKGNVANGLVYRALKSGYYVTKTFANQTDLTGEFDTGSLKHTFDLGFEYSNIKQNKDGYKESGVPAGGSNCVTATSASGVNTYANPALCASLWDPDPGTDYPGTLTRNNNPARYNTDTLAVYGFDTIKFNEQWQASLGARWDNYRTSGSNIAAGRNDPAGTPAFYSTSRNDNLFNYQVGLAYKPLPNGTIYATYGTSSTPSAIAASATSDATSLSTSSLAPEKSRTVEVGTKWQVFDDRLTLSAAAFHDIRKNTSVAVSATEVAQVGEAKVRGIELGFSGSITPKWNVFGGYTFMDSEMTQGAYNSGAVGQDLPNTPRNAFSLWTTYKVLPKLTVGGGAYYVDKVYGNSDATRNANGTPKARWVPSYWRFDAMAAYEFNEHYSAQLNVLNLFDETYYTKAYAAHYAALGTGRAALLTLKMRY; encoded by the coding sequence TTGAAGCCCCAAGATTCGTATTCGCTGAATACGCTCGCTACCTCGCTTGCCGCGGCCATTGCGGCGCCCGCCCTGTTCATCAGCCCCTACGCCGCCGCGCAATCCACGGATTCGGGCGTCACGCAGCTTTCGCCGGTGCGGGTGGAGGGCGAGGGCTCTTCCTACCAGACCACGACCGTGCCGTCGCCCAAGATGACCGCCCCGTTGCTGGACACGCCACGCACGGTGCAGGTGGTGCCGAAACAGGTGATCCAGGACCAGGCCGCGTCGACCTTGCAGGATGTGCTGCGCAACTCGCCGGGCATTACGTTCGGCGCCGGTGAAGGCGGCCGCCCGGGTGGCGATCTGCCGATCATCCGGGGGCAGAACTCCGCAAGCAGCCTGTTCCTGGACGGCATCCGCGATTCCAGCACGCAGGTGCGCGACACCTTCAACCTGGAGCAGGTGGAAGTGATCAAGGGCCCGGACTCGGTGTATTCCGGCCGGGGCGGCGCGGGCGGCAGCATCAACATGGTCAGCAAGGCACCCAAGGCAACCGACTTCACCGAAGCCACCGCGCAGATCGGCACCGACAACAATTACCGCGGCACCATCGACAGCAACTGGCGCCTGGCCGACAAGGCCGCCTTCCGCCTGAACGTGATGGGCGACAAGGGCGATGTGGCCGGCCGTGACAACGCCGTGGACTTCGAGCGCTGGGGCGTGGCGCCGTCGCTGACGCTGGGCGTGGGCACGCCGACGCGCATTACGCTCAGCTACTACCATTACCAAGACGACAGCATGCCGGACTACTCCATTCCGTATGACCCGAAGACGGGTCAGCCGGTCACGGAGACGATGGGCGTGAGCCGCAAGACCTTCTATGGCCTGACCGACCGCGACTTCATGAAGACCCGTGACGATGTCGCCACGGTGGACTTCCAGCATGATTTCTCGGACAAGCTGCAACTGCGCAACGTGACCCGCTACGGCCGGGGCACCACGGACTTTGCCGCGACGAACCCGGACGACAGCAAGGGCAACGTGGCCAACGGCCTGGTGTACCGCGCGCTGAAGTCGGGCTACTACGTCACCAAGACCTTCGCCAACCAGACCGACCTGACCGGCGAATTCGATACGGGTAGCTTGAAGCACACCTTCGACCTGGGTTTTGAATACAGCAACATCAAGCAGAACAAGGACGGCTACAAGGAATCGGGCGTGCCCGCGGGCGGCAGCAACTGCGTGACCGCGACGAGCGCCTCCGGTGTGAACACCTACGCCAACCCGGCACTGTGCGCATCCTTGTGGGACCCGGACCCCGGCACCGACTACCCGGGTACGCTCACCCGCAACAACAACCCCGCGCGCTACAACACGGACACCTTGGCGGTCTACGGGTTTGACACCATCAAGTTCAACGAGCAGTGGCAAGCCAGCCTGGGCGCGCGCTGGGACAATTACCGCACCAGCGGCAGCAACATCGCCGCCGGCCGCAATGATCCAGCAGGCACGCCGGCGTTCTACAGCACCAGCCGCAACGACAACCTGTTCAACTACCAGGTCGGCCTGGCGTACAAGCCCTTGCCCAACGGCACCATCTACGCCACCTACGGCACCTCGTCCACGCCCTCGGCTATTGCGGCCAGTGCCACCAGCGACGCCACGTCGCTGAGCACGTCGTCGCTGGCACCCGAGAAAAGCCGCACGGTGGAAGTGGGCACCAAGTGGCAGGTCTTTGACGACCGCCTGACGCTGTCGGCGGCGGCGTTCCACGATATCCGCAAGAACACCAGCGTGGCCGTTTCCGCCACCGAAGTGGCGCAGGTGGGCGAGGCCAAGGTGCGCGGCATTGAACTGGGCTTCTCGGGCAGCATCACGCCCAAGTGGAACGTGTTCGGCGGCTACACCTTCATGGACAGCGAAATGACCCAGGGCGCCTACAACAGCGGCGCCGTGGGCCAGGACCTGCCCAACACCCCGCGCAACGCCTTCAGCCTGTGGACCACCTACAAGGTGCTGCCCAAGCTGACGGTGGGCGGCGGCGCCTATTACGTGGACAAGGTCTACGGCAATTCAGACGCCACCCGCAACGCCAACGGCACGCCCAAGGCGCGCTGGGTGCCGTCTTACTGGCGCTTTGACGCCATGGCGGCGTACGAATTCAACGAACACTACTCGGCGCAGTTGAACGTGCTGAACCTGTTCGACGAAACGTATTACACCAAGGCGTACGCGGCGCACTATGCAGCGCTGGGTACCGGCCGTGCGGCATTGCTGACGCTGAAGATGCGTTACTGA
- a CDS encoding DUF2818 family protein encodes MNQTLAVWLLIALALVSANLPFLTERVFAVLPWKQGGAVAVKPFWMRLVEVLVFYALVGALGFAFESTLGNRFAQTWEFYAITLSLYLVLAYPGFVYRYLFKRHPRLRV; translated from the coding sequence ATGAACCAGACGCTGGCGGTATGGCTGTTGATCGCGCTGGCGCTGGTCAGCGCCAACCTGCCGTTCCTGACCGAGCGGGTGTTCGCCGTCTTGCCCTGGAAGCAGGGTGGGGCGGTGGCGGTCAAGCCGTTCTGGATGCGTCTGGTTGAAGTGCTGGTGTTTTACGCCCTGGTTGGCGCGTTGGGTTTTGCATTCGAATCCACCCTGGGCAATCGCTTTGCCCAGACGTGGGAGTTCTACGCCATTACCCTCAGCCTGTATCTGGTGCTGGCCTATCCCGGCTTCGTCTACCGCTATCTGTTCAAGCGGCACCCGCGGTTGCGGGTCTGA